From the genome of Flavobacterium ovatum, one region includes:
- the mnmD gene encoding tRNA (5-methylaminomethyl-2-thiouridine)(34)-methyltransferase MnmD, producing MEREIIQTLDGSTTIHIKEWNESYHSKHGAIQEAQHVFIKNGLALFENKNVSILEIGFGTGLNAFITFIESKRLQQKIDYTGVEAYPISSEELTSMNYVEELKAHDYSSIFNTMHQSAWGEEINIENSFVLTKRKQLFQEIDDIEKYDLIYFDAFGYRVQPELWSTEIFQKMYTSLKNNGVLVTYAARGVVKRSMIEVGFSVEKLAGPPGKREMFRARKL from the coding sequence TTGGAGAGAGAAATTATACAGACCCTTGACGGTTCCACGACAATTCATATTAAGGAATGGAATGAAAGTTATCATTCAAAACATGGAGCGATTCAAGAAGCGCAGCATGTTTTTATAAAAAATGGATTGGCATTATTCGAAAATAAAAATGTATCTATTCTAGAAATTGGCTTTGGGACAGGGCTAAATGCATTCATAACTTTTATAGAAAGTAAAAGGTTGCAACAAAAGATTGATTACACCGGTGTGGAGGCTTATCCTATATCTTCGGAGGAATTAACATCTATGAATTATGTAGAAGAATTGAAAGCTCACGATTACTCTTCTATTTTTAATACCATGCATCAATCGGCTTGGGGTGAAGAAATAAACATTGAAAATTCATTTGTTTTGACAAAGCGTAAACAACTTTTTCAAGAAATTGATGATATTGAAAAATATGATTTGATTTATTTTGATGCTTTTGGTTACAGAGTACAACCCGAATTATGGAGTACAGAAATTTTTCAAAAGATGTATACTTCTTTGAAAAACAATGGTGTTTTGGTTACTTATGCAGCTAGAGGTGTCGTAAAAAGAAGTATGATTGAAGTGGGTTTTAGTGTGGAAAAATTAGCAGGTCCTCCGGGTAAGCGAGAGATGTTTCGTGCTAGAAAGTTGTAG
- a CDS encoding branched-chain amino acid aminotransferase: MSTTQTNKIEINKVATSKINDVDFENLSFGSVFTDHLLECDFTNGEWQKPVIKPYAPFLLDPSARVFHYGQAIFEGMKAYKDEQDSIWLFRPDENFHRFNSSAVRMAMPEVPEEVFMDGLNELLKIDHEWIKKGLGNTLYIRPFLIATGHGVVANPSDDYKFMIILSPAKAYYSGEVKVLIAEHYSRAANGGIGAAKTAGNYAGQFYPTNLANKEGFQQIIWTDDATHTKLEEAGTMNVFFRINDTLYTAPVSERILDGVTRKSLIDMAKKEGIKLEVRPVLVAELIEAAKNGSLKEIFGAGTAAVISPISGFSYRKEYFELPKITDSIALQLKDKLTNIQHKLAEDSFGWTVKVS; this comes from the coding sequence ATGAGTACAACTCAAACTAACAAAATTGAAATAAATAAAGTAGCTACATCTAAAATTAACGATGTTGATTTTGAAAATTTAAGCTTTGGTTCTGTTTTTACAGATCATTTATTAGAGTGTGATTTTACAAATGGTGAGTGGCAAAAACCGGTCATTAAGCCATACGCACCTTTTTTGTTAGATCCTTCTGCTCGTGTTTTTCATTACGGCCAAGCCATCTTTGAAGGCATGAAAGCCTACAAAGACGAACAAGATTCTATCTGGCTTTTTAGACCTGATGAAAACTTTCATCGTTTCAACTCTTCAGCAGTTCGTATGGCAATGCCTGAAGTTCCTGAAGAAGTTTTCATGGACGGACTTAATGAACTATTAAAAATAGACCACGAATGGATCAAAAAAGGTTTAGGAAACACATTATACATTAGACCTTTCTTGATTGCTACAGGACACGGTGTTGTTGCTAATCCGTCTGATGATTATAAATTCATGATTATTCTATCACCTGCTAAAGCCTATTATTCAGGTGAAGTAAAAGTATTAATTGCGGAACATTATAGTCGTGCTGCTAATGGTGGTATTGGTGCTGCAAAAACTGCTGGTAATTATGCTGGACAATTTTACCCAACTAATTTGGCTAATAAAGAAGGATTCCAACAAATAATCTGGACTGATGATGCCACGCATACTAAACTAGAGGAAGCAGGTACAATGAATGTATTCTTCAGAATCAACGATACTTTATACACCGCTCCAGTAAGCGAAAGAATTCTTGACGGTGTAACCAGAAAGAGTTTAATTGATATGGCAAAGAAAGAAGGAATCAAGCTTGAAGTTCGACCAGTATTAGTAGCTGAACTTATCGAGGCAGCTAAAAACGGATCTTTAAAAGAAATCTTTGGTGCAGGTACAGCTGCTGTTATAAGTCCTATTTCAGGATTCTCATACAGAAAAGAGTATTTTGAATTACCCAAAATTACTGACTCAATTGCACTACAACTAAAAGATAAATTGACTAACATTCAACACAAACTTGCCGAAGACAGTTTCGGTTGGACTGTAAAAGTATCTTAG
- a CDS encoding nucleoside triphosphate pyrophosphohydrolase family protein — translation MRKQLDSVKEFHTAFKIGHSESPIANLAEEKKILRYNLMKEENEEYLEAVKNNDLVEIADALGDMMYILCGTIIEHGLQHKIEEVFDEIQRSNMSKLDEDGNPIYREDGKVMKGPNYFKPDFSKILGE, via the coding sequence ATGCGTAAACAATTAGACTCCGTTAAAGAATTTCATACTGCCTTTAAGATAGGGCATAGTGAATCCCCAATTGCAAATCTTGCCGAAGAAAAGAAAATCCTTCGTTACAATTTAATGAAAGAGGAAAATGAGGAATATCTAGAAGCGGTCAAGAATAATGATTTGGTCGAAATTGCCGATGCGCTAGGCGATATGATGTATATCCTTTGTGGGACGATTATAGAACATGGATTACAACACAAAATAGAAGAGGTATTTGACGAAATTCAGAGAAGTAATATGAGTAAGTTAGACGAAGATGGAAACCCAATTTACCGTGAAGATGGAAAGGTGATGAAAGGTCCAAATTACTTTAAACCTGATTTTTCTAAAATATTAGGCGAATAA
- a CDS encoding PPK2 family polyphosphate kinase, giving the protein MKSIDPKDFKVTAPIRLKDLPTDLNNKASDDDKEDKLDGVREKMSELQDVMYAHNRYGVLICLQGMDTSGKDSLVREVFKECNARGVVVHSFKTPNSTELEHDYLWRHYIALPEKGKFAIFNRTHYENVLVTRVHPEYILNENLPGIEKVQDITPQFWENRIEQINNFEKHISQNGTIVLKFYFHMSKEEQRKRLLRRLENEEHHWKFSPGDLKEREHWDEYMQYYEEAINKTAKEHAPWYIIPSDDKDMARYIVAKIIWEEMQKYTDIKEPELDDKVKMNFAMYREQLKE; this is encoded by the coding sequence ATGAAATCAATTGATCCAAAAGACTTTAAAGTTACTGCTCCCATACGTCTGAAAGATTTACCAACGGACTTGAATAATAAAGCGAGTGATGATGATAAAGAAGATAAATTAGACGGTGTGCGGGAGAAAATGAGTGAGTTGCAGGATGTGATGTATGCACACAACCGCTATGGGGTTTTGATTTGTTTACAGGGAATGGATACTTCAGGGAAGGATAGTTTGGTTAGAGAGGTTTTTAAGGAGTGTAATGCTAGAGGAGTGGTAGTGCATAGTTTTAAAACACCGAACTCGACAGAGCTGGAACACGATTATTTGTGGCGCCATTATATAGCTTTGCCAGAGAAGGGGAAGTTTGCGATCTTTAACCGTACGCATTATGAAAATGTGTTGGTTACTCGTGTGCATCCTGAGTATATATTGAATGAGAATTTACCGGGAATTGAAAAAGTACAGGATATAACGCCTCAGTTTTGGGAAAATAGGATAGAGCAAATCAATAATTTTGAGAAGCACATCAGCCAAAACGGAACGATTGTTTTAAAGTTTTACTTTCACATGAGTAAAGAGGAGCAACGCAAACGGTTGTTGCGAAGATTGGAAAATGAGGAACACCATTGGAAATTTTCTCCTGGGGATTTGAAGGAACGTGAACATTGGGATGAATACATGCAGTATTATGAAGAAGCGATAAATAAAACAGCTAAAGAACATGCTCCTTGGTACATTATACCGTCAGATGATAAGGACATGGCGCGCTATATTGTGGCAAAAATTATTTGGGAAGAAATGCAGAAATACACCGATATTAAGGAGCCGGAACTAGATGATAAAGTGAAAATGAATTTTGCAATGTATCGAGAGCAATTAAAAGAATAA
- a CDS encoding L,D-transpeptidase, with translation MRKYIMLSLFLAIVSISCKNNESKNDESSNSQSSFNEDEEEITIIAREKLKGIQYKMMNSKAWLTINEKNESALQIVMDVNRTDKKNLAKMDSIIIPSKLEGKREDFLPFPLQVEALKRVDKILFFSYPTQTFAAYKNGTLVYTGPTNMGREKDPTPTGLFFTNWKAEETTSTFNDEWELKWNFNIENKLGVGFHQYELPGYPASHSCLRLQEKDARYLYDWANQWVLVDDENIKSKGTPVVVFGEYPFRGKKPWLQLLTNPASFEISEDEISQLVQPKIETIIKEQNKSKLVAQNNK, from the coding sequence ATGAGAAAATATATAATGTTATCGTTGTTTTTGGCTATCGTTTCTATTTCATGTAAGAACAATGAAAGTAAGAACGATGAAAGTTCCAATAGTCAAAGTAGCTTCAATGAGGATGAAGAGGAAATAACGATTATAGCTCGAGAAAAACTCAAAGGGATTCAGTATAAAATGATGAACAGCAAAGCGTGGTTGACGATAAATGAAAAAAACGAATCGGCCTTGCAAATCGTCATGGATGTTAATCGTACGGACAAAAAGAATCTAGCCAAAATGGATTCGATTATTATTCCTTCTAAATTAGAGGGTAAAAGAGAGGATTTTTTGCCTTTTCCATTGCAAGTAGAAGCTCTTAAAAGGGTTGATAAAATATTGTTTTTTTCTTATCCTACACAAACCTTTGCGGCCTATAAAAACGGAACACTGGTATATACTGGTCCAACCAATATGGGAAGGGAAAAAGACCCTACTCCAACAGGATTGTTTTTTACCAATTGGAAAGCCGAAGAAACCACCAGTACCTTTAATGATGAGTGGGAATTAAAGTGGAATTTCAATATTGAAAATAAATTGGGAGTTGGTTTTCATCAATATGAATTGCCGGGTTATCCAGCATCACATTCCTGTTTGCGATTGCAAGAAAAAGATGCTCGATACCTTTACGATTGGGCAAACCAATGGGTTTTGGTCGATGATGAAAATATTAAGTCAAAAGGAACTCCAGTTGTCGTTTTTGGAGAATATCCTTTTAGAGGAAAAAAGCCTTGGTTGCAACTGTTGACAAATCCTGCTTCTTTTGAGATTTCAGAAGATGAAATTAGTCAATTGGTACAACCGAAAATAGAAACTATTATAAAAGAGCAAAATAAAAGCAAGCTTGTTGCACAAAATAATAAGTAA